From a single Fusobacterium ulcerans ATCC 49185 genomic region:
- a CDS encoding thiamine diphosphokinase, translating into MKIAYVFFNGQLEGSKEFYTKLINEKKGDIYCADGGANHLEFLNILPLEIWGDLDSVTKEIIEKYRINNVTIKKFPKDKDYTDGELILQHISKLGYDKIVVIGGLGGRIDHSLTNLNLIFKFKNLMFVTEKERIFSIEKKAELTELNGKTISFVPFSEKVEGLTLEGFKYPLNKYTLHQGDSICMSNIAIEDICKVTFDTGKLMGIVLSE; encoded by the coding sequence ATGAAAATAGCATATGTATTTTTTAATGGGCAGCTTGAAGGAAGTAAGGAATTTTATACAAAATTAATAAATGAAAAAAAAGGGGATATTTATTGTGCAGATGGTGGAGCTAACCATTTGGAGTTTTTAAATATTTTACCATTAGAAATATGGGGAGATCTTGATTCTGTAACAAAGGAAATTATAGAAAAATATCGTATTAATAATGTAACAATAAAAAAATTTCCTAAGGATAAAGATTATACAGATGGTGAGTTAATATTACAGCATATTTCCAAGCTGGGCTATGATAAGATTGTTGTAATTGGAGGATTAGGAGGAAGAATAGACCATTCGTTAACTAATCTGAATCTTATTTTCAAATTTAAAAATCTTATGTTTGTAACAGAAAAAGAAAGAATATTCTCTATTGAAAAAAAAGCTGAATTAACAGAATTGAATGGAAAAACTATTTCTTTTGTCCCATTTTCTGAAAAAGTTGAAGGACTTACATTAGAAGGATTTAAATATCCATTAAATAAATATACACTCCATCAGGGAGATTCCATTTGTATGAGCAATATAGCCATAGAGGATATATGCAAAGTGACTTTTGATACAGGGAAATTGATGGGAATAGTATTAAGTGAATAG